Proteins from a genomic interval of Desulfoplanes formicivorans:
- a CDS encoding DegQ family serine endoprotease, translating into MMKKTALHLVPVFLILLFLTSSSWAALPEFTRLAEEAGEAVVNISTVKTVQPKQGIERFMPNRPKQGTPFDDFFDQFERFFGKQYRQPRKERSLGSGFIISSDGYIVTNNHVVDGADEIKIRLRENGKREKSYLADIIGTDSETDLALLKINAKTRLPHLAFGDSDKLEVGEWVMAIGNPFGLDHTVTAGIISAKGRVIGAGPYDNFLQTDASINPGNSGGPLLNMKGKVIGINTAIVASGQGIGFAIPSAMAKDIIDQLKEFKKVKRGLLGVMVQAMDDNTARALGLKENVGALVASTTPGGPADRAGVKAGDVILSVNGDQVEDYGDLTRKIGRLMPGATVNLTIWRKGKKLRLTTSLDERSAEELAKQGQGNNGEPGPGDQVLGMTLRAPSQDELEILGLKDVRGLLVVDMSGDSPAGEAGIAPGDLILEANQHAVNTVSDFKSIVEKAKKNGVVLLFLKRKGQNLFRTIPLDD; encoded by the coding sequence ATGATGAAAAAAACCGCACTGCATCTTGTTCCCGTTTTCCTCATACTGCTTTTTCTGACCTCATCCAGCTGGGCCGCCTTGCCCGAGTTCACCCGGCTGGCCGAGGAAGCGGGCGAAGCGGTGGTGAATATCAGTACGGTCAAGACGGTCCAGCCCAAACAGGGCATTGAGAGATTCATGCCCAACCGACCCAAGCAGGGCACGCCGTTTGATGATTTTTTTGATCAGTTCGAGCGTTTTTTCGGAAAACAGTACCGGCAGCCCCGCAAGGAACGTTCCCTGGGATCGGGGTTCATCATCAGTTCCGACGGGTACATCGTGACCAACAACCATGTGGTTGATGGCGCTGACGAAATCAAGATTCGGCTTCGGGAAAACGGCAAGCGGGAAAAATCCTATCTGGCCGATATCATCGGCACGGATTCGGAAACCGATCTGGCTCTTCTCAAAATCAACGCCAAGACCCGTCTCCCTCATCTTGCCTTTGGTGATTCCGACAAGCTCGAGGTTGGCGAGTGGGTTATGGCCATTGGCAACCCCTTTGGACTCGATCATACGGTAACCGCCGGGATCATCAGTGCCAAGGGGCGGGTCATTGGTGCCGGACCCTATGACAATTTTCTGCAAACGGACGCATCCATCAATCCCGGCAACAGTGGCGGCCCGCTTTTGAACATGAAGGGCAAGGTCATCGGGATCAACACGGCCATTGTGGCTTCGGGGCAGGGCATCGGATTTGCCATTCCCAGCGCCATGGCCAAAGACATCATTGATCAGCTCAAGGAGTTCAAGAAGGTCAAGCGGGGGCTTCTGGGGGTCATGGTGCAGGCCATGGATGACAATACCGCCCGCGCCCTTGGTCTCAAGGAGAACGTGGGAGCCCTGGTGGCCTCGACCACGCCCGGAGGGCCTGCCGATCGTGCCGGGGTCAAGGCCGGAGACGTGATCCTGTCCGTCAATGGTGACCAGGTGGAAGACTATGGTGATCTGACCCGAAAAATCGGTCGGCTCATGCCCGGTGCCACGGTCAACCTGACCATCTGGCGCAAGGGCAAGAAACTCCGTTTGACCACTTCCCTTGATGAACGGTCTGCCGAGGAACTGGCCAAACAGGGGCAGGGAAACAACGGAGAGCCCGGGCCGGGCGATCAGGTTCTGGGTATGACCCTGCGTGCGCCATCACAGGATGAATTGGAAATCCTCGGACTCAAGGATGTGCGGGGACTCCTGGTGGTGGACATGAGCGGTGATTCCCCGGCAGGCGAAGCAGGGATTGCTCCCGGCGATCTCATCCTCGAGGCCAATCAGCATGCTGTCAACACGGTCTCTGATTTCAAAAGCATTGTCGAAAAGGCCAAAAAGAACGGGGTGGTTCTGCTTTTTCTGAAACGCAAAGGGCAGAATCTGTTTCGCACCATTCCCCTGGATGACTAG
- the ispE gene encoding 4-(cytidine 5'-diphospho)-2-C-methyl-D-erythritol kinase — protein sequence MTRVMSLARAFEHATSSPVVLRPGCKVNVNLAIKGVHQDGYHELDSLFVPMSSPCDTLTITRNSNPGLKIVCSIPELAGTGNILHATHAAWSGRVGYTPGLVLYLEKNIPMGGGLGGGSSDAAALLQWLNQTAGKHGLGREELAGLARELGADVPFFLVNHPCRARGRGDRLEPVDIDLAAYHGLIICPQVHVATAWAYKAWDERWASGHREKKSSRILTMYSRADRNPSSRRHLVLYNDFESVVFPAHPSLYRLKLAVIAMGACGCVMSGSGASLVAFFQREQDRERVCTYLRARSVSVFT from the coding sequence ATGACTAGAGTAATGTCCCTGGCCCGCGCTTTTGAGCACGCAACAAGCAGCCCGGTCGTTTTGCGGCCGGGCTGCAAGGTCAATGTGAACCTTGCCATCAAGGGGGTGCATCAGGACGGGTACCATGAGCTGGATTCCCTGTTCGTACCCATGTCATCGCCTTGCGATACCCTGACCATCACCCGCAATTCCAACCCGGGCCTGAAAATTGTCTGCTCGATTCCCGAGCTTGCAGGCACGGGAAACATCTTGCATGCGACCCATGCGGCGTGGTCCGGGCGTGTGGGCTATACACCCGGTCTTGTGCTTTATCTGGAAAAAAACATACCCATGGGAGGCGGTCTGGGCGGGGGAAGTTCGGACGCTGCCGCCTTGCTGCAATGGCTCAATCAGACGGCCGGAAAACACGGGCTTGGCCGTGAGGAGCTCGCGGGCCTGGCCCGCGAGCTCGGGGCCGATGTTCCCTTTTTCCTGGTCAACCACCCCTGTCGTGCCAGAGGTCGGGGGGACCGGCTTGAGCCGGTGGACATTGACCTTGCGGCCTACCATGGGTTGATCATCTGCCCACAGGTTCACGTTGCCACGGCCTGGGCCTACAAGGCCTGGGATGAAAGGTGGGCATCGGGTCATCGGGAAAAAAAATCTTCCCGAATCTTGACAATGTACAGCCGAGCCGATAGGAATCCTTCCTCTCGACGACATCTTGTTCTCTACAACGATTTCGAGAGCGTTGTTTTTCCTGCTCATCCGTCATTATATCGTCTCAAGTTGGCGGTGATCGCCATGGGAGCGTGTGGTTGCGTGATGAGCGGTTCCGGAGCGAGCCTGGTGGCTTTCTTTCAAAGGGAACAGGATAGGGAAAGGGTATGCACGTATCTGCGTGCACGGTCCGTTTCCGTTTTTACATGA
- a CDS encoding ribose-phosphate diphosphokinase, whose amino-acid sequence MPRHGDLRIVTGNANPRLAEAICEHLGDRLTPTLVGTFSDGETRVEIGDNVRGDDVFVVQSICAPVNDSLMELCLMLDALKRASAGRVTAVVPYFGYARQDRKVGPRVPISAKVVADFLSAGGVDRVLTIDLHSGQIQGFFDIPVDNLYAAEVLLDYIRTLGQNLVVVSPDAGGTERARAYAKRLGAGLAIIDKRREGPNKAQAMQVIGDVKDKVAMVLDDMIDTAGTMVEAGKILMENGAKKVVACTTHPVLSGPAIKRLEKSPFSEIIVTDTIPLRPEAQACGKFKVISVGSLLGKAIHNIHSESSVSVLFRG is encoded by the coding sequence ATGCCGCGACATGGTGACTTGCGGATTGTTACGGGAAATGCCAATCCGCGTCTGGCCGAAGCCATATGTGAACATCTCGGGGACCGGTTGACCCCGACTCTGGTCGGTACTTTCAGCGACGGTGAAACCCGGGTGGAAATAGGCGACAATGTTCGCGGCGATGATGTCTTCGTCGTTCAGTCCATTTGCGCGCCGGTGAATGACAGCCTCATGGAGCTTTGTCTGATGCTTGATGCCCTGAAGCGGGCCAGTGCGGGCAGGGTGACGGCTGTTGTTCCCTATTTCGGGTATGCCCGTCAGGACAGAAAAGTGGGGCCGAGGGTTCCCATCAGTGCCAAGGTGGTTGCGGATTTTCTGTCCGCAGGAGGTGTTGATCGGGTTCTGACCATTGATCTCCACTCGGGTCAGATTCAGGGATTTTTTGATATCCCGGTCGACAATCTGTATGCTGCCGAAGTGCTTCTTGATTATATTCGTACCCTGGGTCAGAATCTTGTTGTGGTTTCGCCGGATGCCGGCGGGACCGAACGGGCCAGGGCCTATGCCAAGCGTCTCGGTGCCGGTCTGGCCATCATTGACAAGCGGCGTGAAGGGCCCAACAAGGCCCAGGCCATGCAGGTCATTGGCGATGTCAAGGACAAGGTGGCCATGGTTCTTGATGACATGATCGATACGGCCGGAACCATGGTCGAGGCCGGCAAGATCTTGATGGAAAACGGTGCCAAGAAGGTTGTTGCATGCACCACGCATCCCGTTCTTTCGGGCCCGGCCATCAAGCGTCTTGAAAAATCACCCTTTTCCGAGATCATTGTCACTGACACCATTCCGCTTCGGCCCGAGGCCCAGGCGTGCGGCAAGTTCAAGGTGATTTCCGTTGGCTCCCTGCTGGGGAAGGCCATTCACAATATTCATTCCGAATCGTCTGTAAGCGTCCTTTTTCGGGGCTAG
- a CDS encoding 50S ribosomal protein L25, with translation MSELLKLEVEGRTETGKGPNRRLRETGMVPGVYYDAKGHNIPVKVDFVALSKVVSAVGYAKVFELEIDRDGKSETMPCLIKDIHHHPLKPIYNHVDFFGVDLHKKVVVSIPVRVEGKAVGVTRGGRLGIFRETVEVECLPKDIPDSLTLDVTDLDLGHSILIADVEFGEGVSAVYEDNYAVVGVVAPRAVEEKDEDEEEVAEVAPEE, from the coding sequence ATGTCTGAGTTGTTGAAGCTTGAAGTAGAAGGACGCACAGAGACCGGCAAGGGTCCCAACCGTCGTCTTCGCGAGACCGGCATGGTTCCCGGAGTATACTATGATGCCAAGGGGCACAACATTCCGGTCAAGGTCGATTTTGTGGCTTTGTCCAAAGTGGTTTCTGCCGTGGGGTATGCCAAGGTTTTCGAACTCGAAATCGACCGGGACGGCAAAAGCGAAACCATGCCCTGCCTGATCAAGGACATTCACCATCATCCCCTGAAGCCCATTTATAATCATGTGGACTTTTTTGGTGTCGATCTGCACAAGAAGGTTGTGGTATCCATTCCCGTGCGTGTTGAAGGGAAGGCCGTGGGTGTGACGCGTGGCGGCCGCCTGGGCATTTTCCGTGAAACCGTTGAAGTTGAATGTCTCCCCAAGGATATTCCCGATTCTCTGACTCTTGATGTGACGGATCTTGATCTGGGCCACAGCATCCTCATCGCCGACGTTGAGTTTGGTGAAGGCGTCAGTGCCGTGTATGAAGACAATTACGCTGTTGTGGGTGTTGTTGCTCCTCGCGCTGTTGAAGAAAAAGACGAGGACGAAGAAGAGGTAGCGGAAGTGGCGCCCGAAGAATAG
- the pth gene encoding aminoacyl-tRNA hydrolase, which yields MPHAGLIVGLGNPGQQYDKTRHNFGFMVVDRIVAHEPECRLLSSKSEKDFLLWEWKPRGLDPWLLLKPLTFMNLSGRAVHKVLAYRKVDPGHLLVIHDELDLPLGRIRFKKGGGLAGHNGLRSIASMLATRDFHRLRMGIDRPQAGRDVTSYVLGRFSPQERPVAEQALGLACEGVSIYCRDGIDQAMQVVHGR from the coding sequence ATGCCTCATGCTGGTCTCATTGTCGGCCTGGGTAATCCAGGCCAACAATACGACAAAACCCGCCATAACTTCGGTTTCATGGTTGTTGATCGCATTGTCGCCCATGAACCCGAGTGCAGGCTCCTGTCCTCGAAGTCTGAAAAGGATTTTCTCCTCTGGGAATGGAAGCCCCGTGGTCTGGACCCCTGGCTCCTGCTCAAGCCGCTGACCTTCATGAATCTGAGCGGACGGGCCGTTCACAAGGTGCTTGCCTATCGCAAGGTCGATCCGGGCCATCTTCTTGTCATTCACGATGAACTTGATCTTCCCCTGGGCCGGATTCGGTTCAAGAAAGGGGGAGGGCTGGCCGGTCACAATGGACTGCGCTCCATTGCGTCCATGTTGGCAACGCGCGACTTTCATCGATTGCGCATGGGCATTGATCGTCCCCAGGCAGGTCGTGATGTGACATCGTATGTGCTGGGTCGGTTCTCTCCCCAGGAGCGTCCTGTGGCGGAGCAGGCTCTTGGGCTCGCTTGCGAAGGGGTTTCCATCTATTGTCGTGACGGTATCGACCAGGCCATGCAGGTGGTGCATGGGCGATGA
- a CDS encoding CarD family transcriptional regulator → MFSVDELVVYPAQGVGKVERIETQEIGGASTELYIVRILSNNVTLMVPVSNAVNVGLRAVYTPEEANGILAYLDDRSDFTGYSGQNWNRRYREYSEKLKSSDLKDVAYVLKELILIGKDKDLSFGERRLLEQAMGLISLELSFALDKDQNDVKKEIEALFADVLQKKDGESDEDEGDS, encoded by the coding sequence GTGTTTTCTGTCGACGAACTCGTAGTCTATCCCGCGCAGGGAGTGGGAAAGGTGGAACGCATTGAAACCCAAGAGATTGGTGGTGCTTCCACGGAACTTTATATTGTCCGCATTCTGAGCAACAACGTCACCCTCATGGTTCCCGTGAGCAATGCCGTTAACGTGGGCCTTCGTGCCGTCTATACCCCCGAAGAGGCCAACGGGATTCTGGCCTATCTTGATGATCGTTCCGATTTTACGGGCTATTCGGGGCAGAACTGGAACCGGAGATACCGGGAATATTCGGAGAAGCTCAAGAGCAGTGATCTCAAGGATGTTGCCTATGTGCTCAAAGAGCTCATTCTCATTGGCAAGGACAAGGACCTGTCCTTTGGCGAACGCCGTCTTCTGGAGCAAGCCATGGGACTCATCTCGCTTGAATTGTCATTTGCCCTTGACAAAGACCAAAATGACGTAAAAAAGGAAATCGAAGCCCTTTTTGCCGATGTTTTGCAGAAAAAGGATGGAGAATCCGACGAGGATGAAGGCGACTCGTAG